Proteins from a single region of Ensifer adhaerens:
- a CDS encoding DMT family transporter: MVALTLARGNTSPATAGYAGAVVTVLIWAGWILATRHSAGTALGTIDLGLIRYGVPALLLTPVWLKTGLLPRKLPILLLALMVAGSGAVFFQVSAFAIHSVPASSVGILLGGSMPLATALIGMTLFGERPDRMRMVGFAAIVVGVVILLARNLAASASTGWAGYALLPAAATLWAIYTHAFRRSGLSPLQGSALIAAWSFLIHLVLAACFGSTLAGVPIKEIALQITSQGILSGLVAMVAYGFAVKSLGSTQAAAFTALTPVLAMIGGAVLLGEQIGPFEMLAAVVTAVGVALSTGVLSTRT, from the coding sequence ATGGTTGCGCTTACGCTTGCTCGCGGCAATACGTCGCCCGCCACCGCCGGCTATGCCGGGGCCGTCGTGACCGTCCTCATCTGGGCGGGCTGGATTCTCGCAACGCGCCATTCGGCCGGCACCGCGCTGGGCACGATCGACCTCGGCCTGATCCGCTACGGCGTACCGGCACTCCTGCTCACGCCGGTCTGGCTCAAGACCGGGCTCCTGCCGCGCAAGCTGCCGATCCTGCTCCTCGCCCTGATGGTTGCCGGCTCCGGCGCGGTCTTCTTCCAGGTCTCCGCCTTCGCGATCCACTCCGTTCCCGCCTCCTCTGTCGGCATTCTTCTCGGCGGTTCGATGCCGCTTGCCACGGCCCTGATCGGCATGACGCTCTTTGGCGAACGTCCGGACCGGATGCGGATGGTGGGTTTTGCCGCGATCGTCGTCGGCGTCGTCATCCTGCTGGCACGCAACCTTGCAGCTTCAGCGTCCACAGGGTGGGCCGGATATGCGCTGTTACCCGCAGCGGCCACGCTCTGGGCCATCTACACCCACGCCTTCCGCCGATCGGGCCTGAGCCCCCTTCAAGGGAGCGCCTTGATTGCGGCCTGGTCGTTCCTGATCCATCTGGTGCTTGCCGCCTGCTTCGGAAGCACACTTGCCGGCGTCCCGATCAAGGAGATCGCCCTGCAGATCACCAGCCAGGGCATCCTCTCCGGGCTGGTCGCCATGGTCGCCTACGGCTTTGCGGTGAAGAGCCTCGGCAGCACTCAGGCGGCGGCCTTCACGGCGTTGACCCCGGTGCTCGCGATGATCGGCGGTGCGGTCCTGCTCGGCGAGCAGATCGGCCCGTTCGAAATGCTGGCTGCAGTCGTCACGGCTGTCGGGGTGGCGCTTTCGACCGGCGTTCTTTCTACCCGAACGTAA
- a CDS encoding electron transfer flavoprotein-ubiquinone oxidoreductase gives MTEQELPERESMEFDVVIVGAGPAGLAAAIRLKQVNPDLSVVVLEKGAEVGAHILSGAVVDPIGIDRLLPGWREEADHPFKTEVTDDHFLFLGPAGSIRLPNFLMPPLMNNHGNYIVSLGNVCRWLAGHAEALGVEIYPGFAATEVLYNDEGAVIGVATGDMGIERNGEPGPNFARGMALLGKYTLIGEGVRGSLAKQLIAKFDLSKDRDVQKFGIGLKELWQVKPEHHRPGLVQHSFGWPLGMKTGGGSFLYHLEDNMVAVGFVVHLNYKNPYLFPFEEFQRFKTHPAIRGTFEGGKRLSYGARAITEGGYQSVPKLSFPGGALIGCSAGLVNVPRIKGSHNAVLSGILAAEKLAAAIAAGRANDEPIEIERGWRDSAIGQDLKRVRNVKPLWSKFGTAVGVALGGLDMWTNQLFGFSFFGTLKHGKTDAQSLEPAAQHQKIDYPKPDGVLTFDRLSSVFLSNTNHEEDQPVHLQVKDLDLQKRSEHDVFAGPSTRYCPAGVYEWVEKDGKDVFVINAQNCVHCKTCDIKDPNQNINWVPPQGGEGPVYPNM, from the coding sequence ATGACCGAGCAAGAACTGCCCGAACGCGAGAGCATGGAGTTCGACGTTGTGATCGTCGGCGCGGGGCCGGCCGGTCTTGCGGCCGCGATCCGGCTGAAGCAGGTCAATCCGGATCTGTCTGTCGTCGTGCTCGAAAAGGGCGCCGAAGTCGGCGCGCATATTCTCTCGGGCGCGGTCGTCGATCCCATCGGTATCGACCGTCTGCTGCCGGGTTGGCGCGAGGAAGCCGACCATCCGTTCAAGACCGAGGTCACGGACGACCACTTCCTGTTCCTGGGCCCCGCCGGCTCGATCCGCCTGCCGAATTTCCTGATGCCGCCGCTGATGAACAATCACGGCAACTACATCGTCTCGCTCGGCAACGTCTGTCGGTGGCTGGCAGGCCATGCCGAAGCGCTCGGCGTCGAGATTTATCCGGGCTTTGCCGCAACCGAAGTGCTCTACAACGACGAGGGCGCCGTCATCGGTGTCGCCACCGGCGACATGGGCATCGAGCGGAATGGCGAGCCGGGACCGAACTTCGCCCGCGGCATGGCGCTGTTGGGCAAATACACGCTGATCGGCGAGGGCGTGCGCGGTTCGCTCGCCAAGCAGCTGATCGCCAAGTTCGATCTGTCGAAAGACCGCGACGTCCAGAAGTTCGGCATCGGGCTCAAGGAACTCTGGCAGGTCAAGCCCGAGCACCATCGTCCAGGCCTGGTGCAGCATTCCTTCGGCTGGCCGCTCGGCATGAAGACCGGCGGCGGCTCGTTCCTCTACCATCTCGAAGACAACATGGTCGCCGTCGGCTTCGTCGTGCACCTCAACTACAAGAACCCGTATCTCTTCCCGTTCGAGGAGTTCCAGCGCTTCAAGACGCACCCGGCGATTCGCGGCACTTTTGAGGGCGGCAAGCGGCTCTCTTATGGTGCCCGTGCGATCACCGAGGGCGGCTACCAGTCGGTGCCGAAGCTGTCGTTCCCCGGCGGCGCGCTGATCGGCTGTTCGGCCGGTCTCGTCAACGTGCCGCGCATCAAGGGCAGCCACAATGCGGTGCTGTCGGGCATTCTTGCGGCCGAGAAGCTGGCGGCGGCGATCGCGGCCGGCCGTGCCAATGACGAGCCGATCGAGATCGAGCGCGGCTGGCGCGACAGCGCCATCGGCCAGGACCTGAAGCGGGTGAGGAACGTCAAGCCGCTGTGGTCGAAGTTCGGCACGGCGGTGGGCGTGGCGCTCGGCGGTCTCGACATGTGGACCAACCAGCTGTTCGGCTTCTCCTTCTTCGGCACGCTGAAACACGGCAAGACCGACGCGCAGTCGCTCGAGCCCGCAGCGCAGCACCAGAAGATCGATTATCCGAAGCCGGATGGCGTGCTGACATTCGACCGTCTGTCCTCGGTGTTCCTGTCGAACACCAACCATGAGGAAGATCAGCCGGTCCATCTGCAGGTGAAGGATCTGGACCTGCAGAAGCGCTCCGAGCACGACGTCTTTGCCGGCCCGTCGACGCGCTACTGTCCGGCGGGCGTCTACGAATGGGTCGAGAAGGACGGCAAGGACGTCTTCGTCATCAACGCCCAGAACTGCGTGCACTGCAAGACCTGCGATATCAAGGATCCGAACCAGAACATCAACTGGGTGCCACCGCAGGGCGGCGAAGGCCCGGTCTATCCGAACATGTAA
- a CDS encoding ABC transporter substrate-binding protein — protein sequence MMKLLATTCLAAGLLGLAGTASAAECGDVTIANMNWQSAEVLASVDKIILTEGYGCNAELVVGDTVPTITSMIEKGQPDVAPEGWVDLLPDVVNRGLEEGKLVGAAVALSDGAVQGWWVPKYIVDANPDIKTIDDALKHKELFPDPEDASKGAVFNGPQGWGGTVVTTQLYKAYGGEAAGFTLVDTGSAAGLDGSIAKAYERKQGWVGYYWAPTALLGKYEMVKLGHGVEADAAEWKRCNTVADCPDPKKNDWPKDKVQTLVTKAFADRAGSAMDYLNKRAWTNDTVNKLMAWMTDNQASGEEGAKHFLQENPDIWTQWVSPEVADKVKAAL from the coding sequence ATGATGAAGCTTCTTGCAACGACCTGCCTGGCCGCCGGCCTGCTTGGCCTTGCCGGCACCGCCTCGGCTGCCGAATGCGGCGATGTGACGATCGCCAACATGAACTGGCAGAGCGCCGAAGTGCTGGCGAGCGTCGACAAGATCATCCTGACGGAAGGCTACGGCTGTAACGCCGAACTGGTCGTTGGCGACACGGTGCCGACGATCACCTCGATGATCGAGAAGGGACAACCGGATGTCGCGCCGGAAGGCTGGGTCGACCTGCTTCCGGATGTCGTCAATCGCGGGCTCGAGGAAGGCAAGCTCGTCGGTGCCGCCGTCGCCCTTTCCGATGGTGCGGTGCAGGGCTGGTGGGTGCCGAAGTACATCGTCGATGCCAATCCCGACATCAAGACGATCGATGATGCCCTGAAACACAAGGAACTGTTCCCGGATCCGGAAGACGCCAGCAAGGGCGCGGTCTTCAACGGCCCGCAGGGCTGGGGCGGAACCGTCGTGACGACGCAGCTCTACAAGGCCTATGGTGGTGAGGCCGCGGGCTTCACGCTGGTCGATACCGGCTCGGCCGCCGGCCTCGATGGCTCGATCGCCAAGGCCTATGAGCGCAAGCAGGGCTGGGTCGGCTACTACTGGGCTCCGACAGCACTTCTCGGCAAGTACGAGATGGTCAAGCTCGGGCATGGTGTCGAGGCGGATGCCGCTGAATGGAAGCGTTGCAACACGGTCGCCGATTGCCCGGACCCGAAGAAGAATGACTGGCCGAAGGACAAGGTACAGACGCTGGTCACCAAAGCCTTTGCCGATCGTGCCGGCTCGGCCATGGACTATCTCAACAAGCGCGCCTGGACCAATGATACGGTCAACAAACTGATGGCCTGGATGACCGACAACCAGGCAAGCGGCGAGGAGGGCGCCAAGCACTTCCTCCAGGAAAACCCCGACATCTGGACCCAGTGGGTCTCGCCCGAGGTCGCCGATAAGGTCAAGGCTGCGCTCTGA
- a CDS encoding glycosyltransferase family 2 protein, protein MYPIELSVVIPVFNEEDSIQPLITRVRDALANYPSPWELILVDDGSTDRTLANARKALSDPNLDLKIVELQKNFGQTAAMQAGIDAATGRLIATLDGDLQNDPADIPEMVKAIEERELDLLVGWRKNRQDGLLLRKIPSWCANRLIGKITGVRLHDYGCSLKVYRTSVIKQVKLMGEMHRFIPAWVAGVVPSSRIGEMPVTHHARQHGQSKYGISRTFRVILDLLSVLFFMRYKARPGHFFGSIGLATGALSALILVYLGFDKFILGNDIGTRPMLIVGVMLFLSSVQLITTGILAEMMARTYFRDDDTTNYIVRQVFVRDPADA, encoded by the coding sequence ATGTACCCCATCGAACTATCCGTCGTCATTCCCGTGTTCAACGAGGAGGACAGCATCCAGCCGCTGATCACACGTGTCCGCGATGCGCTGGCGAACTATCCGTCTCCGTGGGAACTGATCCTCGTCGACGACGGCAGCACCGACCGAACGCTTGCAAATGCGCGGAAGGCTCTTTCCGATCCGAACCTCGATCTCAAGATCGTCGAACTGCAGAAGAACTTCGGGCAAACGGCGGCGATGCAGGCCGGCATCGATGCTGCCACCGGACGCCTGATCGCTACACTCGACGGCGACCTGCAGAACGACCCGGCCGATATTCCCGAAATGGTCAAGGCGATCGAGGAGCGCGAGCTCGACCTGCTGGTCGGCTGGCGCAAGAACCGGCAGGATGGCCTGCTGCTCAGGAAGATCCCTTCCTGGTGCGCCAACCGCCTGATCGGCAAGATCACCGGCGTCAGGCTGCATGACTATGGCTGCAGTCTCAAGGTCTATCGAACCTCGGTCATCAAGCAGGTGAAGCTGATGGGCGAAATGCACCGCTTCATCCCCGCCTGGGTCGCCGGCGTGGTGCCGAGCAGCCGCATCGGCGAGATGCCCGTGACCCACCATGCCCGTCAGCACGGCCAATCCAAGTACGGGATCTCCAGAACCTTCCGCGTGATTCTCGATCTGCTGTCGGTGCTCTTTTTCATGCGTTACAAGGCGCGCCCGGGACACTTCTTCGGCTCGATCGGGCTTGCGACCGGTGCGCTCAGCGCTCTGATCCTCGTCTATCTCGGCTTCGACAAGTTCATCCTCGGCAACGATATCGGAACACGACCGATGCTGATCGTCGGCGTCATGCTGTTCCTCTCGTCGGTCCAGCTCATCACGACGGGCATTCTCGCGGAAATGATGGCGCGAACCTACTTCCGCGACGACGACACCACCAACTACATCGTGCGGCAGGTCTTCGTCCGGGACCCGGCCGATGCTTGA
- a CDS encoding ABC transporter permease, whose product MDWLTQFPHMDDESLRALKKAIDEGFRGFTRAYGDAIEGFFEPLQFFLIQSERFMTKTPWPIILVLIALIAWFASRNWKIVGGCIATLLLIGYFDMWDDTMKTISMIFVCTVLSIAIGIPIGIVMSRSDRFQNIVNPILDVMQTMPSFVYLIPVVMLLGIGKVPGLIAVVIYAIPPMIRLTNLGIRLVDKDVLEAADAFGSSGWQKLKNVQMPLALPTIMAGINQTIMMALAMVVIASMIGVQGLGQPVLKAIANQYFTLGIFNGLAIVGIAIIFDRVSQAYGHRLQKHREIIHG is encoded by the coding sequence ATGGACTGGTTGACCCAGTTTCCACACATGGACGACGAAAGCCTGCGAGCGCTCAAGAAGGCGATCGACGAGGGATTTCGCGGTTTTACGCGCGCCTATGGTGACGCAATCGAGGGCTTCTTCGAGCCCTTGCAGTTCTTTCTGATCCAGTCGGAGCGCTTCATGACGAAGACGCCCTGGCCGATCATCCTGGTGTTGATCGCGCTGATCGCCTGGTTTGCAAGCCGCAACTGGAAGATCGTTGGCGGCTGCATCGCTACGCTGCTTTTGATCGGCTACTTCGACATGTGGGACGATACGATGAAGACGATCTCGATGATCTTCGTCTGTACCGTATTGTCGATCGCCATCGGCATTCCGATCGGCATCGTCATGTCCCGGTCGGACCGGTTCCAGAATATTGTCAATCCGATCCTCGACGTGATGCAGACGATGCCGAGTTTCGTCTATCTGATCCCGGTCGTGATGCTGCTCGGCATCGGCAAGGTTCCGGGACTGATCGCCGTCGTCATCTATGCCATCCCGCCGATGATCCGGCTCACCAATCTCGGTATCCGCCTGGTCGACAAGGATGTGCTGGAGGCAGCCGACGCATTCGGTTCGTCGGGATGGCAGAAGCTCAAGAACGTGCAGATGCCACTGGCCCTGCCGACGATCATGGCGGGTATCAACCAGACGATCATGATGGCGCTCGCCATGGTGGTCATCGCCTCGATGATCGGTGTGCAGGGGCTTGGCCAGCCGGTGCTGAAAGCGATTGCCAACCAGTACTTTACGCTCGGCATCTTCAACGGTCTCGCGATCGTCGGCATTGCGATCATCTTCGATCGTGTCAGTCAGGCCTATGGTCATCGCCTGCAGAAGCATCGCGAAATCATCCACGGCTGA
- a CDS encoding alpha/beta fold hydrolase: protein MSIAGIPVIRHRFIEIDGIRLFYRESEPRRADAPTLLLLHGFPSSSHQYRRLMDALGGHYRLIAPDYPGFGHSDAPVSARAGGQFTYSFDRLADLIEGFVDALKLRRYMLYVFDFGAPVGFRLATRRPERIAGLIVQNGNAYHEGLSEAARSFIALTPDDADAGERIGQLLTVEMTRAQYEGGTSEPDRVAPDGWTMDQHFLDLPERRQPQHDLFFDYKSNLARYAEWQDWLRRDRPPTLITWGKNDPFFTEPGARAYLRDVPEAALHLFDTGHFALEEKLPEIAPLIADFVDRVW from the coding sequence ATGTCGATTGCCGGCATCCCCGTCATTCGCCATCGCTTCATCGAGATCGACGGCATCCGCCTGTTTTACCGGGAGAGCGAACCGCGGAGGGCCGACGCCCCGACGCTCCTGCTTCTGCATGGTTTCCCGTCATCCTCCCACCAGTATCGCCGCCTGATGGATGCGCTTGGCGGCCACTACCGTCTGATCGCGCCCGATTACCCGGGTTTCGGCCATAGCGACGCGCCGGTCTCGGCCAGAGCCGGCGGCCAGTTCACCTACAGTTTCGACCGCCTGGCGGACCTGATCGAGGGTTTTGTCGACGCGCTGAAGCTCAGGCGATACATGCTCTACGTCTTCGACTTCGGCGCGCCGGTCGGCTTCCGACTCGCCACCCGCCGACCGGAACGGATCGCAGGCCTGATCGTGCAGAATGGCAACGCCTATCACGAAGGCCTGTCTGAGGCGGCGCGGAGCTTCATCGCGCTAACGCCTGATGACGCCGACGCCGGGGAGCGAATCGGGCAATTGCTGACGGTGGAAATGACACGCGCCCAATACGAGGGCGGCACGAGCGAACCGGATCGGGTTGCGCCGGACGGCTGGACGATGGACCAGCATTTTCTCGATCTGCCGGAGCGGCGCCAGCCGCAACACGACCTCTTCTTCGACTACAAGAGCAACCTTGCGCGCTATGCCGAATGGCAGGACTGGCTCAGGCGTGATCGCCCGCCGACACTGATTACCTGGGGCAAGAACGACCCGTTCTTCACAGAGCCCGGCGCGCGCGCCTATCTGCGCGACGTGCCCGAGGCAGCATTGCATCTCTTCGATACCGGCCACTTCGCGCTGGAAGAAAAGCTGCCCGAGATAGCGCCGCTCATCGCCGATTTCGTCGACAGGGTCTGGTAG
- a CDS encoding Lrp/AsnC family transcriptional regulator: MPNLDKFDLAILRILQEDARATNVEIAEKVNLSPSPCLRRIRNLEKSGILRGYRADIDRKEAGLGLTVFVEIKVGRHSRENAQLQQEALLAIPEVVSCFLISGNADFLAEVVVEDLPAYETLLTETLLALPGVTDIRSNFAIRSIKTGGPLKLPEPR, from the coding sequence ATGCCAAATCTCGATAAATTCGACCTCGCCATCCTCAGGATCCTCCAGGAGGATGCGCGCGCGACGAACGTCGAGATCGCCGAAAAGGTCAATCTTTCGCCGTCGCCCTGCCTCAGGCGCATCCGCAATCTGGAGAAATCCGGCATCCTGCGCGGCTATCGGGCCGATATCGACCGCAAGGAAGCCGGTCTCGGGCTCACGGTTTTCGTGGAGATCAAGGTGGGACGGCACAGCCGCGAGAATGCGCAGCTGCAGCAGGAGGCTCTGCTCGCCATTCCCGAGGTGGTGTCCTGTTTCCTGATCTCGGGCAACGCCGACTTCCTCGCCGAGGTCGTCGTCGAGGATCTCCCGGCCTACGAGACGCTCTTGACCGAGACGCTGCTTGCCTTGCCGGGTGTGACCGATATCCGCTCGAACTTCGCGATCCGATCGATCAAGACGGGCGGGCCGTTGAAGTTACCCGAGCCGCGCTGA
- a CDS encoding diacylglycerol/lipid kinase family protein translates to MKIKAIFNRDGGTFRTTDMAAYGRKVEEVFQTAGHQIEIAAVCGSEMQEALERTCRRDDLDAILAGGGDGTISAAAGVAWKNRMPLGVVPAGTMNLFARTLKLPLDIWKVPEVLARGVIIDGDIGSADGRAFVHQFSMGLHARMVRYRESFSFRSRAGKIAASTRAAVGVILNPPDFEIEFDVDGHKESRHVSAVSVSNNPFGRDTLMYADDVTAGHLGFYTAPPLSPPGVAKLAFDVMRGKFRDSPLITAMSGHALDLHFPKVERKINCVIDGELLPMGRDVALRIHPGELKLLVGADRDGSAIQK, encoded by the coding sequence ATGAAAATCAAGGCGATCTTCAATCGTGACGGCGGAACCTTCCGCACGACAGATATGGCGGCCTATGGCCGGAAGGTCGAGGAGGTTTTCCAGACCGCCGGCCACCAGATCGAAATTGCGGCGGTTTGCGGCAGCGAGATGCAGGAGGCCCTGGAGCGCACGTGCCGGCGCGACGACCTCGATGCAATCCTCGCGGGCGGTGGCGACGGCACGATTTCTGCCGCTGCCGGTGTCGCCTGGAAGAACCGCATGCCGCTCGGCGTCGTTCCCGCCGGGACGATGAACCTCTTTGCCCGCACGCTGAAGCTGCCGCTCGATATCTGGAAGGTGCCGGAGGTTCTGGCAAGGGGCGTGATTATCGATGGTGACATCGGCAGCGCCGATGGCCGGGCCTTCGTGCATCAGTTTTCCATGGGCCTGCATGCCCGCATGGTGCGCTATCGCGAGTCTTTCAGCTTTCGTTCGAGGGCAGGCAAGATCGCCGCAAGCACCCGCGCCGCGGTGGGCGTCATCCTCAATCCGCCCGATTTCGAGATCGAGTTCGACGTCGACGGCCACAAGGAGAGCCGTCATGTTTCGGCGGTCTCAGTCTCGAACAATCCGTTCGGCCGCGATACGCTGATGTATGCCGACGATGTCACAGCCGGCCATCTCGGTTTCTACACGGCGCCACCGCTGAGCCCGCCGGGCGTGGCCAAGCTCGCCTTTGACGTGATGCGCGGCAAATTCCGCGACAGCCCGCTGATTACCGCCATGAGCGGCCATGCGCTCGATCTGCATTTCCCCAAAGTGGAGCGCAAGATCAACTGCGTCATCGACGGTGAACTCCTGCCGATGGGCCGTGACGTCGCGCTTCGCATTCACCCGGGTGAGCTCAAGTTGCTCGTCGGTGCCGATCGCGACGGGTCGGCGATCCAGAAATAG
- a CDS encoding ArnT family glycosyltransferase: protein MLDIVNRRPNTVVALIAGYFLLCIGMRLAISPSLEIDESEQAFVSQFLMLGYGSQPPFYNWLQYGLTSVFGPSLATMTVLKNGLLFLCCLFYGLAAREVLNDRRLTAIATVGVLTFPPIFLLAQRDLSHTVAALFAVSLFLYAFVRTMTRPSLFAYVLTGAAVGIGVISKYNFALVPTAAILAILPEPKLRARLFDWRILVAIAVCTLIALPHGYWILENLGAASRNTLNEMGTAQQTSYLTKALKGVVALVAATLRGAAIPLIVFALVFRKDLPAIWRAESQWTRVIGRMLLLCLGTVLLIMLTVGATHMREKWLVLFLVLLPLYLALKVEASGVDTARSVRPFLLIVALIVVTTLVAVSARAVVRPWFGKVSRLSIPYSTLVDTVVRQEGAEPAMVIAADKLLGGNVRTRLHGAKVFVPGNSSGSPIEHLTGPLLVVWSDNGKLDAQPPEWLLDFLTSLSVPEAAMQPKLLALPYLHGNLPDRYGFGYFWIADPSRSAPTSNLSSPG from the coding sequence ATGCTTGACATCGTCAACCGTCGGCCAAACACCGTCGTTGCGCTGATCGCCGGTTACTTCCTGCTCTGCATCGGCATGCGCCTTGCCATTTCCCCATCGCTCGAAATCGATGAGTCGGAACAAGCCTTCGTCTCGCAGTTCCTGATGCTCGGTTACGGTTCGCAGCCCCCGTTCTACAATTGGCTGCAATACGGGCTCACCTCCGTTTTCGGGCCGTCGCTTGCGACGATGACCGTGCTGAAAAACGGGCTTCTGTTTCTCTGTTGCCTCTTCTACGGCCTCGCAGCACGCGAGGTTCTCAACGATCGACGCCTGACAGCGATCGCAACGGTCGGCGTCCTGACCTTTCCGCCGATCTTCCTGCTTGCACAGCGCGACCTTTCGCATACGGTCGCGGCACTGTTTGCCGTGTCGCTGTTCCTCTACGCTTTCGTCCGGACGATGACACGGCCAAGTCTGTTCGCTTACGTTCTGACCGGCGCGGCGGTCGGTATCGGCGTCATCTCGAAGTACAATTTCGCACTCGTCCCGACCGCTGCGATACTTGCGATCCTGCCCGAGCCGAAGCTTCGCGCCCGCCTCTTCGACTGGCGCATTCTGGTTGCGATCGCCGTCTGCACGCTGATTGCGCTGCCGCACGGCTACTGGATTCTCGAAAACCTCGGCGCCGCCTCGCGCAATACCCTCAATGAAATGGGAACGGCCCAACAGACGAGCTACCTGACGAAGGCGCTCAAAGGGGTCGTTGCGCTGGTCGCAGCCACCCTTCGTGGCGCCGCCATCCCGCTGATCGTCTTTGCTCTCGTCTTCCGCAAAGACCTGCCGGCCATCTGGCGCGCCGAAAGCCAGTGGACACGTGTCATCGGGCGCATGTTGCTGCTGTGCCTCGGCACCGTGCTGCTGATCATGCTGACAGTCGGCGCCACCCACATGCGGGAAAAATGGCTGGTTCTCTTTCTCGTCCTGCTGCCGCTCTATCTCGCCCTCAAGGTGGAGGCTTCCGGCGTCGACACCGCACGCAGCGTTCGTCCCTTCCTGCTTATCGTCGCCTTGATCGTCGTCACAACGTTGGTGGCTGTCTCGGCACGCGCGGTTGTTCGCCCCTGGTTCGGCAAAGTGTCGAGGCTGAGCATTCCCTACAGCACCCTTGTCGATACCGTGGTCCGACAGGAGGGAGCCGAACCGGCGATGGTCATCGCCGCGGACAAACTGCTTGGAGGGAATGTGCGTACGCGCCTGCACGGCGCCAAGGTATTCGTGCCCGGCAACAGCAGCGGCTCCCCGATCGAGCATCTGACCGGGCCGCTCCTCGTGGTCTGGAGCGACAATGGCAAGCTGGACGCTCAGCCACCCGAATGGCTTCTCGACTTCCTGACGTCGCTCAGCGTGCCGGAAGCGGCGATGCAGCCAAAGCTGCTCGCCCTGCCCTATCTCCACGGCAATCTGCCGGATCGCTACGGCTTCGGCTATTTCTGGATCGCCGACCCGTCGCGATCGGCACCGACGAGCAACTTGAGCTCACCCGGGTGA
- a CDS encoding CGNR zinc finger domain-containing protein — protein MDVSPFVGEPLALDLVNTRPQVSAEVIDLIADGDGLRAWVELEKERLAGVPSDELAAISTDELEQIHSVRACLAMALDHQMRGLAVPARAIEGLNAAMRAAPAIHRLDWGDPPIVETRREGSAAAALAALLAEDAAAMLAGPQRQLIRKCEADDCVMLFVGNNARRRWCSTTRCGNRVRVSRYYQRSKAS, from the coding sequence ATGGATGTGTCGCCATTTGTGGGTGAGCCCCTGGCGCTGGACCTCGTGAACACGCGGCCCCAGGTGTCAGCGGAAGTGATTGACCTGATTGCCGATGGCGATGGGCTGAGGGCATGGGTCGAGCTGGAAAAAGAGCGGCTTGCAGGCGTGCCCTCGGATGAATTGGCAGCCATCTCCACTGATGAGCTGGAGCAAATCCATTCCGTGCGCGCCTGTCTGGCGATGGCGCTCGATCACCAGATGCGCGGGCTTGCCGTGCCGGCCAGGGCGATCGAGGGGCTCAATGCAGCGATGCGAGCCGCCCCCGCCATCCATAGACTCGACTGGGGCGACCCGCCCATTGTCGAAACTCGTAGGGAAGGATCAGCCGCGGCAGCCCTGGCGGCGCTTCTTGCGGAGGATGCCGCCGCCATGCTGGCGGGTCCGCAGCGCCAGTTGATCCGCAAATGCGAGGCGGATGACTGCGTCATGCTGTTCGTCGGCAACAATGCCCGGCGGCGCTGGTGTTCGACGACGCGCTGCGGAAACCGTGTCCGGGTGTCACGCTATTATCAGCGCAGCAAAGCGTCCTGA